In the Flavobacteriales bacterium genome, TTGCTGTGCAGGCCCAACTTGGTGTAGGCGTTGTGGCGGTGCGTTTCGGCGGTGCCCAGGCTGATGCCCAGGCGGCGGGCCACGTCGGCCAGGTCGGGCACATCGGCGCGGCAGAACAGCCGCAGCACCTCGCGCTCGCGCGGCGTCAGCGCCGCCCACCGCGTCTCCGCCGGCCGCGTGGCCGCCTCATCCTCCACCCGCCGCCGCAGGTCGCGCGCCACCAGCTCGTTGTAGTAGAAGCCCTGGCTCAGCACCGTGCTCAGGGCCCGGTGCAGCTCGGCCGCCCGCACCGCCTTGGGCAGCACCGCCGCCGCCCCGCACTGCAGCGCGCGCCGCACCCCGCCCGGGTCCGGATCGTAGCTGATGGCCACCCCCTTGCTGCGCGGCTGGTGCCGCTGCATCCACCGCAGCGTGTCGTAGCCGTCGCGGCGCGGCATCCGCAGGTCCACCACCGCCAGGTGCACATGCCCCAGCTCCCGGCACCGCTCCTCATAATCCACCCCGTCGCAAGCCTCCAGCACCGTGTGCGCCACCGGCCACTCCGCCAGCGCCGCCACCACTCCGCGCCGCACCAGCTCGTGGTCGTCGGTCACCGCAATGCGCAAGGGGGCTGGGGGTGCTCATGGCGTCGTAGGGGCCCTCGGTGGCCCACCCCCGCAAATTTTTTCGGCCGCCCCCGCACCTCCAAACGACCGGGGAGGTGATTTTTCACCCGGGGGCACCCATGGTTTTTTCCCCCTGTTCGGGATCGGCGGCGTTTTGTATGGCGCGGCGATTCCCACCGGTGGCGGCGGCCTCGGTCCTGGGTTCAGGGCCCGCGCCGGGGGCGGGCGGGGTGGGTTAATTGGGCTTTGGGTAGAGAGGTAAAGAGGTTGGGCGGAGCCTGACCCGACGTCGGATCGGTCGTGGCCAGACCTACTGCTTGCACACTTCACCTGCGGCAGATACTTGCCGACCGAGATAGCAAGCGACGTGCAGCAGCTGGCGGACTTGATGTGCTGGTTTGGGCGCACTATCGCCCAAAAAGCCCGTGCCATCCTAAAGTGGAACTAGGAACAGTTATACATCTGCGAACGCCACGCCAGTGACCAGGGCCAGAACACTAATAGCTTCCTCTCAGACAATCCAAGGCTTCAAAGGCCTTTGATCCCTTGGTACATAACCGTAGTGCGAACAGCACACCCAGCCCGCAGAACATTGCGCGCGCGGTTCTCTTCCACTCCACTTGGCACGTCGACCCATTCTAACGGTTTGTGGTCCCTATTTTCACACCCAGCCATGAAAGACATCACCGCCATCGAGAAGCGCCTCTGGTCCAGCGCCGACACCCTGCGCACCAACAGCAACTACGCCAGCAACGAGTACATGATGCCCGTGCTCGGCCTCATCTTCCTGCGCCATGCCTACAGCCGCTACCTGGCCGTGAAGGACCGCCTGGAGGCCAACCTGCCCAAGCGCGGCGGGCAACCCCGGCCCCTGCGCAAGGAGGACTTCAGCGGGCAAGGCTCCATCTACCTGCGGCCCGAAGCGCAGTTCGATTACCTGGTGGACCTTACCGATGGCGACGACCGCGCGGCGGCCCTGGAGCACGCCATGGAGAGCATCGAGAAGGACTATGACATGCTGAAGGGCGTGCTGCCCAAGAGCGAATACAAAGAGCTGGACAATGCCGTGCTGGGCAGTTTGCTGCGCACCTTCAACGACGAGGCCCTGAAGAAAGCCACCGGCGATGTCTTCGGCCGCATCTACGAGTACTTCCTCACCGGCTTTGCCGACCAGAAGGCGCACGATGGCGGCGAGTTCTTCACGCCGGTGAGCCTGGTGCAGATGATCGTGAACGTGATCGAGCCCGACCACGGCACCGTGCTGGACCCCGCCTGCGGCAGTGGCGGCATGTTCGTGCAGAGCGCCCACTTTATCGAGAAGCTGCACCAGAACCCAAGGGAGCGCGCCACCTTCTACGGGCTGGAGAAGAACGCCACCACCATCCGCCTGGGCAAGATGAACCTGGCCGTACACGGGCTGGAGGGCAAGATCAACCAGGCCATCAGCTACTACCAGGACCCGCACGAGCTGCTGGGCAAGGCCGACTATGTGATGGCCAACCCACCCTTCAACACCGACGAGGTGGATGCCGACAAGGTGAAGAACGACCCGCGCCTGCCCTTCGGCCTGCCGGGCGTGAACAAGAAGAAGAAGGTGAGCAACGGCAACTACCTGTGGATCTCCTACTTCTATAGCTACCTCAACGCCAAAGGGCGCGCGGGCTTCGTGATGAGCAGCCAGGCCAGCAGCGCCGGGCGCGACGAGGCCACCGTGCGCCGCAAGCTGGTGGAGACCGGCGCGGTGGACGCGATGATGGCCATCCGCTCCAACTTCTTCTACACCCGCACCGTGCCCTGCGAACTCTGGTTCCTGGACAAGGGCAAGCCCAAGGAGCGGCGCAACAAGGTGCTGATGATCGATGCGCGGCACGTGTACACCAAGGTGACCCGCAAGATCTTCGACTTCAGCCCCGGGCAGCAGGCCAACCTCACCAGCATCGTGTGGCTGTACCGCGGCGAGCGCCAGCGCTTCCTGGACCTGGTGGCCCAGCACCTGCGCGATACGCTGCGGGCCGCCGAGCTCTGCCTGAAAAGCACCGATGAGGAAGGCGTGCTCTGGCTACCGCTGCACAACCTGACCGAAGTGGCCCAGCGCGCCCTGAGTCGCATGCTGCCCTTCGTGCGGAAGCACGAGAAGCAGGAGCCGCTGAAGCCCGTGGCCAACGAACTGCGCGAGGCCCTCGGCGCCTATGGCAAGCACGTCCAGGCCTTCCGCGAAACACTGGTCGCCCTGCAGACCAAGCCGCTGATCAAGGAACCCAAGGGCGCCGACAAGCTGGCCGCCACCAACGCCGCGCTGCACACCGCGAGCAAGGAGGTGGAGGCCCTGAGCACATTGAGCCACGAGCTGGTGAAGGAGGCCGACCGCCTGCACAAGCTGCTGGGCAAAGTGCACGACGTGTGCGACAAGGAGCTGAACGCCCGCGACGACAAGGAATGGGCGGGCACCGAGATCCGGCGCGAGCTGAAGGCCCTGGCCGACCTTCGGCCCCTTACCGTGGACCTGCTGAAGCAGGTGCGCTACCACCACCGCCACGCGCTGTGGCTGCAGGAGCGTTTCCCCGATGCCGAACTGCGCGACGTGGAGGGCCTGGTAAAGCTGGTGGATGTGAAGGAGATCGAAGCGAACGATTGGAGCTTGACGCCGGGGCGGTATGTCGGAGTGGCTGGTGAAGAAGACGATGATGTCGACTTCAACGAGACGATGAGCCTTATATCGGAGGAACTCACCGAACTGAACTCGCACGCATTGATGCTCATCGAACAAGTAGAATCGAGCTTGAACGAACTCGTTGAATGATGTGGGTGATGAAGACGTTCAGCGACCTCTTCAAGGTGAAGCACGGCTATGCGTTCAAGAGCAAGTTCTTCGCCGATGAAGGGGCGCATGTGGTGCTAACACCAGGGAACTTCCATGAGAAGGGAGGTTTCAAGGAACAAGAGGACAAGCGCAAGTTCTATACGGGCGATATACCGCAAGACTTCATCCTGAATACAGGCGACGTGATCATCGCGATGACCGAGCAAGCCCCTGGCTTATTGGGAAGTTCAGCTTGGATCCCTCGAGACGGTTACTACTTGCACAACCAACGACTTGGCAAGATCATCGATGTCAACGAGGATGAGATCGATCTACGATTCCTCTATTACCTCTTCAATACCGCTGTAGTCCGGAGCCAGATCTCCGGCAGCGCAAGTGGAACCAAGATCCGGCACACTGCACCCGAGCGCATTGGTCGAGTACGTGTAGCTATTCCAGCAGTTGATGAGCAACGCCGCATCGCCACTATCCTCTCGTCCTACGACGACCTGATCGAGAACAACCGGAAGCGGATCAAGCTGCTGGAGCGTGCGGCGCGGCTGCTGTACAAGGAGTGGTTCGTGCGCTTGCGGTTCCCGGGGTGGGAGGGGGTGAAGGTGGTGCAGTCCGAGTTGGGAAGCATCCCAGCAACATGGAAGGTCGCACCTCTGGGTGAGCTATGCACCAAGATCGGCAGTGGCTCTACTCCGCGCGGAGGCGAAGCCGCATACAAGGAGGAAGGGGTCACCCTGGTCCGGAGCCAGAACGTGTACGACTTCGCCTTCACTATGGATGGCCTCGCCTACATCGACGACGAACAGGCCGCTGATCTGGATGGCGTAACGCTACAGGCGAACGACATCCTGCTCAACATCACGGGTGCTTCCGTAGGGCGGTGCTGCATGATGCCTTCACGCCTGCTCCCCGGTCGAGTGAACCAGCATGTGATGATCATTCGAGCGGATGCCGCGAAGATCTCACCAGCCTATATCCTCTGCGCCTTGAACAGTCCAGCACGCAAGGCTCAGCTGCTTTCCCTGGCCCAAGGCAAGGGTGCCACCCGCGAGGCGCTCACGAAGTCGTCGATGGAGCAGTTCAAGATCGTATTGCCTGATGAAGGAACATGGAAGGCCTTCGCTGCAAAGGTGGAGCCCATGTTCGAGCTACGAGAGACACTGGAGGCACAGAACGCCGCCCTCACCCGCGCACGGGACCTGCTGTTGCCACGGTTGATGTGCGGGAAGGTGAAGGTGTGAACATGAACGGTCATGAAAGTAGGCTTGAACACCTTAAAGGAGCTTGGGTCAATGCTCACTGGCGATAGCGGGTTGATGCCGCGACGTTCTGGTGCTATGCTGGTCGAACTCTTCAACCAGCATGGGTTCAACGACCATTACCCGGAGGGCGGTGGCTTTCCCACCAGACGGATCTATGCCTTCGAGAACCTCAAGAAACTGAACGGCAAGGATGGGCTACGGGCATTCATCAACGCCATCTTCGATGCTCGAGTGTTTTTATCCGCACAACTCGAGTTGAAGCCCGCGGTCGACCACTTCAACAAGTTCCTGGCCTTCGACAACTACGAGCTTAGCTATGATGCCGGGCAGTACAAGGTGCGAGAGACCAAAGCGGGAACAGTAAGGTTCACACCTCCCGCCGCGCAGGGGGCACGTATCGACCATACATACATCGAAGAGCAGGTGGCGAAGTGTGACCGGAAGATCGCCGAGGCTGACTTTGCGGGCGCAATTACTAACGCTCGTACGTTGCTGGAGGGCGTTCTGCTACACATTGAGGAGAGGGTGACCGGTCAACCAGTCGTGAATGATGGGGACCTGTTGAAACTCTACAGACGAGTACAGAAGCTATTAAACCTGGACCCCGCCCAACAAGGTATCAGCGAACCTATTCGGAACCTGCTTTCGGGCCTGACTGGTGTGGTGAACGGCATGGCGAGCATGCGGAACAAGATGAGTGATGCACATGCGGGGTACAAGCCTGCAAAGCACCACGCCAAGCTGGCTGTCAACTCTGCTAAGACGTTGGCGGACTTTCTGTTCGAGACGTATGCATACCAGCAAGCGAAGATGAAGGCATGAGTAGCGAGTACTACCGTAGGCAAGTTCAAGCCCATCAGGAGAAAATCGGGCAACTCCAGAAGGAGAAGAGCCGCTTTGCAACCAAAGCCTCGGACGCCCTGAACAAGGCCAACGCGGCAAAGCTGGCTGCCAGTCGGACAAAAACGATCAGCACCATTGAGTCCAAACTTCGGGAAGCACAGCGGTGCGAGGAGGAGTACGCAAAGTGCCAAAAGGAATTGTCCCGGATCGAGGGCAAGATCACGGATGAAATGAAGCGGAAAGGTGATGCCGAGCGCTACTTACAACGTGAAGAGAAGCGGGAGGCGGAGCAGGCACAACGTAAGGCACAGGAACAGGCACGTGAGCAGGACGAACGTGCACGACGACTGGAGCGCTCGGCCGCACAGCACGAGTATCGATTGCATGATATCGGTTCAACATTAAGGGGACACGATCATTTGCATCGAGAAACCCGAGAGGCTATACAACGCTTGGAGCGCTTGCCGGAGCGCATCACAGTGCTCTTTGTAGCAGCCAATCCACTGGATCAGCAGCAGCTTCGGCTTGATGAGGAGGCGCGGGCTATCCAAGACATGATTCGCAAGTCCAAACATCGTGATTCGGTTGACTTTCGCAGTCATTGGGCTGCTCGGCCATTGGATATACTGCAAGCGGTGAATGAGCATGACCCTAGCATTGTCCATTTCAGCGGTCACGGATCTGAAGATGCTGAACTGGTGATGCAAGGCAACGTCGGTGAAACAAGGCTGGTAACCAAGGAGGCGATTGCACAGTCCTTGGCAACGTGTTCAGACAAGATCAAGCTCGTGTTCTTCAACACATGCTACTCAAGGGGTCAGGCAGAAGCGGTAGTGAAGCACATTCCTGCCGCCATTGGTATGAATACTTCGGTTGGGGATCATGCAGCACGCCTGTTCTCGTCCCAATTCTATTCGGCAATTGGCTTTGGTCTTTCGGTCAAGAAGTCGTTTGACCAGGCCAAGGCTGGACTCATGTTGGAGGGTGTCGAGGAAGAGGATGTGCCTGAGCTCTTTACCAGTGAGGGGGTGGATGCAAATGACTTGGTCATTGTGAAACCAGCTACCCCGCAATGACGCCCGGCTAAAACCATCCAACTTTACCTGTCTGGCAGCGATGAGGCCGGGATGCGGCGAGCGCACATTACTACATGAACGCACCTTGACGATGAGCGAGAACATTCAATACTGGCAGGTAGCCGCAGGTGATGCAGGCCGGGATTATGCCAAGGAGTTCATTCGCTACGGTGTCGCTTTCGTGGGTGGCACGGCCTTCGAGCGCATGATGAAGGAGGAGGTGAAAGTGGGTCATCGCATTCTGATCAAGAAGGGCAAGGGCACCATTCATGCCGCTGGTGCGGTGGTGGCGCGCGAAGGCCGGCACAACGGTCACGGGGACAAAGCGTGGATGCGTGACCTGGATGGTTGGGACCTGCCCGCCTATTGCTATGTGGACTGGCATGTACCACCTGCGCCAATGCCCGCCCCAGAGGGCTTGGCCATCTCCACGTTGAGCCGTGTTGGTGTTCCTGCTCTTGTTGCACTGTGTGATTCCATTATCCATGACCACCCCATCAGGCCGCACGAGCCTGAACCGGAGCCCGGCAAGGAGCTGGAGGACGAGCAGCTGATCGATCAGCTCATCATCCATGGGCTCAGCATTGGGTCGGCCGAGGGACTAAGCGATGCATTGCGCCGCATTCGCCGCTTGGTGAACTACTACTACCACAACGAGCACTGGCGAGACGTACGTGAACATGAGACCCGCACCTTTCTGGTGGTGCCACTCCTACTCTCCTTGGGTTGGCCGGAGCAATGCATCAAGATCGAGGAACCGGTAAAAGGTGGGCGCATGGACCTCGCTTTGTATGACAAGCCCTACTTCCATACCGATGCGCGCTGCCAGGTGATCATTGAAACGAAGGGCTTCTCCGAAGGACTTCAGTACGCCTCTGACCAAGCAAGCGCTTATGCCGAGCACCACCCTGACTG is a window encoding:
- a CDS encoding response regulator transcription factor, yielding MRIAVTDDHELVRRGVVAALAEWPVAHTVLEACDGVDYEERCRELGHVHLAVVDLRMPRRDGYDTLRWMQRHQPRSKGVAISYDPDPGGVRRALQCGAAAVLPKAVRAAELHRALSTVLSQGFYYNELVARDLRRRVEDEAATRPAETRWAALTPREREVLRLFCRADVPDLADVARRLGISLGTAETHRHNAYTKLGLHSKEALLRFVLTHQLGEPMEASG
- a CDS encoding N-6 DNA methylase; this encodes MKDITAIEKRLWSSADTLRTNSNYASNEYMMPVLGLIFLRHAYSRYLAVKDRLEANLPKRGGQPRPLRKEDFSGQGSIYLRPEAQFDYLVDLTDGDDRAAALEHAMESIEKDYDMLKGVLPKSEYKELDNAVLGSLLRTFNDEALKKATGDVFGRIYEYFLTGFADQKAHDGGEFFTPVSLVQMIVNVIEPDHGTVLDPACGSGGMFVQSAHFIEKLHQNPRERATFYGLEKNATTIRLGKMNLAVHGLEGKINQAISYYQDPHELLGKADYVMANPPFNTDEVDADKVKNDPRLPFGLPGVNKKKKVSNGNYLWISYFYSYLNAKGRAGFVMSSQASSAGRDEATVRRKLVETGAVDAMMAIRSNFFYTRTVPCELWFLDKGKPKERRNKVLMIDARHVYTKVTRKIFDFSPGQQANLTSIVWLYRGERQRFLDLVAQHLRDTLRAAELCLKSTDEEGVLWLPLHNLTEVAQRALSRMLPFVRKHEKQEPLKPVANELREALGAYGKHVQAFRETLVALQTKPLIKEPKGADKLAATNAALHTASKEVEALSTLSHELVKEADRLHKLLGKVHDVCDKELNARDDKEWAGTEIRRELKALADLRPLTVDLLKQVRYHHRHALWLQERFPDAELRDVEGLVKLVDVKEIEANDWSLTPGRYVGVAGEEDDDVDFNETMSLISEELTELNSHALMLIEQVESSLNELVE
- a CDS encoding restriction endonuclease subunit S, which gives rise to MKTFSDLFKVKHGYAFKSKFFADEGAHVVLTPGNFHEKGGFKEQEDKRKFYTGDIPQDFILNTGDVIIAMTEQAPGLLGSSAWIPRDGYYLHNQRLGKIIDVNEDEIDLRFLYYLFNTAVVRSQISGSASGTKIRHTAPERIGRVRVAIPAVDEQRRIATILSSYDDLIENNRKRIKLLERAARLLYKEWFVRLRFPGWEGVKVVQSELGSIPATWKVAPLGELCTKIGSGSTPRGGEAAYKEEGVTLVRSQNVYDFAFTMDGLAYIDDEQAADLDGVTLQANDILLNITGASVGRCCMMPSRLLPGRVNQHVMIIRADAAKISPAYILCALNSPARKAQLLSLAQGKGATREALTKSSMEQFKIVLPDEGTWKAFAAKVEPMFELRETLEAQNAALTRARDLLLPRLMCGKVKV
- a CDS encoding abortive infection family protein: MKVGLNTLKELGSMLTGDSGLMPRRSGAMLVELFNQHGFNDHYPEGGGFPTRRIYAFENLKKLNGKDGLRAFINAIFDARVFLSAQLELKPAVDHFNKFLAFDNYELSYDAGQYKVRETKAGTVRFTPPAAQGARIDHTYIEEQVAKCDRKIAEADFAGAITNARTLLEGVLLHIEERVTGQPVVNDGDLLKLYRRVQKLLNLDPAQQGISEPIRNLLSGLTGVVNGMASMRNKMSDAHAGYKPAKHHAKLAVNSAKTLADFLFETYAYQQAKMKA
- a CDS encoding CHAT domain-containing protein; this encodes MSSEYYRRQVQAHQEKIGQLQKEKSRFATKASDALNKANAAKLAASRTKTISTIESKLREAQRCEEEYAKCQKELSRIEGKITDEMKRKGDAERYLQREEKREAEQAQRKAQEQAREQDERARRLERSAAQHEYRLHDIGSTLRGHDHLHRETREAIQRLERLPERITVLFVAANPLDQQQLRLDEEARAIQDMIRKSKHRDSVDFRSHWAARPLDILQAVNEHDPSIVHFSGHGSEDAELVMQGNVGETRLVTKEAIAQSLATCSDKIKLVFFNTCYSRGQAEAVVKHIPAAIGMNTSVGDHAARLFSSQFYSAIGFGLSVKKSFDQAKAGLMLEGVEEEDVPELFTSEGVDANDLVIVKPATPQ
- a CDS encoding type I restriction enzyme HsdR N-terminal domain-containing protein; translated protein: MSENIQYWQVAAGDAGRDYAKEFIRYGVAFVGGTAFERMMKEEVKVGHRILIKKGKGTIHAAGAVVAREGRHNGHGDKAWMRDLDGWDLPAYCYVDWHVPPAPMPAPEGLAISTLSRVGVPALVALCDSIIHDHPIRPHEPEPEPGKELEDEQLIDQLIIHGLSIGSAEGLSDALRRIRRLVNYYYHNEHWRDVREHETRTFLVVPLLLSLGWPEQCIKIEEPVKGGRMDLALYDKPYFHTDARCQVIIETKGFSEGLQYASDQASAYAEHHPDCRTILVTNGFCYKAHRRKTDGYRTSVPDAYLNLRDPRDRHALYPDAGGALEVLKMLLRTGG